The Ruania alba genome window below encodes:
- a CDS encoding glycosyltransferase: MSEDVGHAGAGDRLRTRGGHTTRVALLVYNDAEADARVLKTAATLRAAGCEVRIIAVARERTGRSAGQHTLPDGVTRVRVPEFALASALPALAGAYQRVLARVRGAATPGVGTPTSSATSPGPDPAKGAVPSRTGRASTATHPTRGLLGRMAARVADLGMRAYLTVSLASYWRAAIADGVAFSPDVIHANDGNTLYPAMRIARHTGARILYDAHELWRHRNVRHRPLARHVDHLVERVGIRRAAAVITVSPSIAEWLRRTYRLRREPALVRNIPAAAPVPDRAHGLLRERAGLGPESPVIAYGGRITSSRGIEETIDALTHLPGAHLVLLGYGEEDYLAVVRRRALTAGVADRVHLIGAVPSNEVATALADADLSVVYVRPTCLSYAYSLPNKLFEAIHAGLPIVAADLPDTKAVVLEHGVGEIFAVDGGPDQMAAAMQRVLADPAAYRRAAREAATALTWEGEAAVLLAEYRRILS, encoded by the coding sequence ATGAGCGAGGACGTCGGGCACGCCGGTGCCGGCGACCGGCTGCGTACTCGTGGCGGGCACACCACACGCGTGGCGCTGCTGGTCTACAACGACGCCGAGGCGGACGCCCGGGTGCTCAAGACCGCGGCCACGTTGCGCGCCGCTGGGTGCGAGGTGCGCATCATCGCCGTGGCCCGTGAGCGCACCGGCCGCAGTGCGGGCCAGCACACCCTTCCCGACGGCGTCACACGGGTCCGCGTTCCCGAGTTCGCCCTGGCGAGCGCCCTCCCGGCCCTGGCCGGTGCCTACCAGCGGGTGCTCGCCCGGGTGCGTGGCGCCGCGACCCCAGGCGTCGGCACGCCGACATCCTCGGCGACGTCACCAGGGCCGGATCCTGCGAAGGGTGCAGTGCCGTCGCGAACCGGCCGCGCTTCGACAGCAACGCACCCCACGCGCGGGTTGCTCGGCCGGATGGCCGCCCGGGTCGCCGACCTGGGGATGCGCGCCTATCTCACCGTCAGCCTCGCCTCCTACTGGCGGGCCGCGATCGCCGACGGCGTGGCGTTCAGCCCGGACGTGATCCACGCCAACGACGGCAATACTCTCTACCCGGCGATGCGGATCGCCCGGCACACCGGCGCCCGGATCCTCTACGACGCCCACGAGTTGTGGCGCCACCGCAATGTCCGGCACCGCCCGCTCGCCCGGCATGTCGACCACCTCGTCGAGCGGGTCGGGATCCGTCGCGCCGCCGCCGTGATCACCGTCTCCCCGAGCATCGCCGAATGGCTCCGTCGCACCTACCGGCTCCGTCGCGAACCCGCACTGGTGCGCAACATCCCGGCTGCCGCTCCGGTCCCCGACCGGGCGCACGGTCTGCTCCGCGAACGCGCCGGTCTCGGGCCGGAGTCCCCGGTGATCGCCTATGGCGGGCGGATCACCAGCAGCCGCGGCATCGAGGAGACCATCGACGCCCTCACCCACCTGCCCGGGGCGCATCTGGTGCTGCTCGGCTATGGCGAGGAGGACTACCTAGCGGTGGTCCGCCGTCGGGCGCTGACGGCCGGCGTGGCCGATCGGGTGCACCTGATCGGTGCGGTGCCCTCAAACGAGGTGGCCACGGCGCTCGCGGACGCCGACCTGTCGGTGGTCTACGTGCGACCCACCTGCCTGAGCTATGCGTACTCGCTGCCGAACAAGCTGTTCGAGGCGATCCACGCCGGCCTGCCGATCGTGGCCGCCGACCTGCCGGACACCAAGGCCGTGGTGCTCGAGCACGGGGTGGGGGAGATCTTCGCCGTCGACGGTGGCCCGGACCAGATGGCTGCCGCGATGCAGCGGGTGCTGGCCGACCCCGCGGCGTACCGCCGGGCAGCCCGCGAGGCAGCCACCGCGCTCACCTGGGAGGGGGAAGCCGCCGTGCTGCTCGCCGAGTACCGCCGGATCCTCTCGTGA
- a CDS encoding glycosyltransferase, whose protein sequence is MSTPILSIGYSTLAPRAGRISIPPPEPDLEVLACVQGGQAPKLPGHVRALPLPGIGVARSRNAVIAAARGRYLLFCDDDVQVDLTGVRTGIAHLTRTGHAIALGRGVDPSGALRKQYPLHTVPLTRFNSAKAATYEMLIDLDQVRAAGVRFDERFGAGASYHLGDEYIFIADLLSAGLRGEAVPETFGMHPHLSSGSQWSTSRDRDARAIAINRVFGPYALGPRMAFAWKNRHRLGSLANIARFAATTTRVSPNPEQVV, encoded by the coding sequence ATGAGCACGCCCATCCTGAGTATCGGGTACTCGACCCTTGCACCACGCGCAGGCCGGATATCGATTCCGCCGCCTGAACCCGATCTGGAAGTCCTGGCATGCGTACAAGGCGGACAAGCGCCCAAGCTTCCTGGGCACGTACGGGCACTCCCCCTGCCCGGGATCGGAGTGGCCCGAAGCCGAAACGCGGTGATCGCCGCTGCGCGCGGACGCTACCTGTTGTTCTGCGACGACGACGTTCAGGTGGACCTGACGGGTGTTCGTACCGGGATCGCCCACCTGACCCGCACCGGCCACGCCATCGCACTCGGCCGCGGGGTCGACCCCTCGGGTGCGCTACGAAAGCAGTACCCGCTCCACACCGTCCCGCTGACCCGCTTCAACTCTGCCAAGGCGGCAACATACGAGATGCTGATCGATCTGGATCAGGTCAGAGCGGCAGGAGTTCGCTTCGATGAGCGGTTCGGTGCCGGCGCCAGCTACCACCTCGGCGACGAGTACATCTTCATCGCGGACCTTCTCTCGGCCGGGTTGCGCGGTGAAGCCGTCCCAGAGACCTTCGGCATGCACCCGCACCTGAGCTCGGGTAGTCAGTGGAGCACCAGCCGGGACCGCGACGCGAGAGCAATCGCCATCAACCGGGTGTTCGGGCCTTATGCGTTGGGCCCGCGGATGGCGTTCGCCTGGAAGAACCGCCACCGGCTCGGCTCTCTGGCCAACATCGCTCGGTTCGCCGCGACCACGACCCGGGTGTCGCCCAACCCTGAGCAAGTCGTCTGA
- a CDS encoding ABC transporter ATP-binding protein codes for MGALWRIMRELLTVLPAGSSRFIVGFAVALGALAILDVAALGLLAVTLTPLLSGTDVTVPLLGTVPNERLPVLLVAVGVLIVAKSVFAIGLQWFATRRFARFEQELGARLLAAFFSSPWTDRLGRNSTDLVRSTDVGVGTTVTGVLIPAAMLSGEIVTFAAVLGVLVVAQPLVALAAIGYFGVIGAVLYLWVLRKAVAAGKRNREHSTRSVRLVAEMMHSLKEITLRGKGPEVAEVVRRERYVSSRARAEMSFLGVIPRYVLEAGLIGGLALGALVGYLQHLGDGEQQAMQGALSAVALFAVAGFRIVPSLTRFQSIMAQTGASMPFARQVLDEIRAAADRRDPEAPGGDDPVPEGARALRAEGVSFRYPTGERDAVHQVSFDLPFGSSLALVGASGSGKSTLVDLLLGLLQPTAGHILIGDVPMERVLTDWRSRVGYVPQEVSLFDSTVAQNVALSWDPEQVDEERVRRALARAQILDVIDERPGGIHTRVGERGLALSGGQRQRLGIARALYTDPLVLIMDEATSALDTSTEAAVTSAIAELSGEVTIVVVAHRLATIRHSDTVCFMREGELVAHGTFREVVAAEPDFAQQAALAGLVGEDR; via the coding sequence ATGGGCGCGCTGTGGCGCATCATGCGCGAGCTCCTGACCGTGCTGCCCGCGGGAAGCTCCCGGTTCATCGTCGGCTTCGCCGTGGCGCTTGGTGCCCTGGCGATCCTGGACGTCGCCGCCCTGGGCCTGCTAGCGGTCACCCTGACGCCGCTGCTCTCCGGAACGGATGTCACCGTTCCGTTGCTGGGTACGGTGCCGAACGAGCGACTGCCCGTGCTGCTGGTGGCGGTAGGCGTGCTGATCGTGGCCAAGAGTGTGTTCGCGATCGGACTGCAGTGGTTCGCCACCCGCAGGTTCGCCCGGTTCGAGCAGGAGCTCGGCGCGCGGCTGCTCGCGGCCTTCTTCTCCTCGCCCTGGACCGACCGGCTCGGCCGCAACTCCACGGACCTGGTGCGCTCCACCGACGTCGGCGTGGGCACCACGGTGACCGGTGTGCTCATCCCCGCCGCGATGCTCTCCGGGGAGATCGTCACGTTCGCCGCCGTCCTCGGCGTGCTCGTCGTTGCCCAACCACTGGTGGCACTCGCGGCGATCGGCTACTTCGGCGTGATCGGTGCGGTGCTCTACCTGTGGGTACTGCGCAAGGCCGTGGCCGCCGGGAAACGGAACCGGGAGCACTCCACCCGCTCGGTGCGGCTCGTCGCCGAGATGATGCACTCGCTGAAGGAGATCACCCTGCGCGGCAAGGGACCCGAGGTGGCCGAGGTGGTGCGCCGCGAACGGTATGTCTCCTCGCGCGCCCGGGCCGAGATGAGCTTCCTCGGGGTGATCCCGCGGTACGTGCTCGAGGCCGGGCTGATCGGCGGGCTGGCCCTCGGCGCCCTCGTCGGTTATCTGCAGCATCTGGGTGATGGGGAGCAACAAGCCATGCAAGGTGCCTTGAGCGCGGTGGCGCTGTTCGCCGTCGCCGGCTTCCGGATCGTGCCCTCGCTGACCCGGTTCCAGTCGATCATGGCCCAGACCGGCGCGTCGATGCCGTTCGCGCGCCAAGTGCTGGATGAGATCCGCGCCGCCGCCGATCGCCGCGATCCCGAAGCCCCCGGTGGGGACGATCCGGTACCTGAGGGCGCCCGCGCGTTGCGTGCCGAGGGCGTCAGTTTCCGCTATCCCACGGGCGAGCGCGACGCCGTGCACCAGGTCTCCTTCGACCTCCCGTTCGGCTCGTCGTTGGCGCTGGTGGGCGCCTCGGGATCCGGCAAGTCCACGCTGGTGGACTTGCTGCTCGGGCTGCTGCAGCCGACGGCGGGGCACATCCTGATCGGCGATGTCCCGATGGAGCGGGTGCTCACCGACTGGCGCTCCCGGGTGGGCTACGTGCCGCAGGAGGTGTCCCTGTTCGACTCCACGGTGGCCCAGAACGTGGCGCTCAGTTGGGATCCGGAGCAGGTGGATGAGGAGCGAGTGCGCCGCGCCCTGGCCCGTGCGCAGATCCTGGACGTGATCGACGAGCGACCGGGCGGCATCCACACCCGCGTGGGGGAGCGGGGTCTGGCACTCTCCGGTGGGCAACGTCAGCGGCTCGGGATCGCCCGCGCGCTGTACACGGACCCGCTGGTGCTGATCATGGACGAGGCCACCTCCGCACTGGACACCTCCACCGAGGCGGCCGTGACGTCGGCGATCGCCGAGCTCAGCGGCGAGGTCACGATCGTGGTGGTGGCACATCGACTGGCCACGATCCGGCACAGCGACACGGTCTGTTTTATGCGAGAGGGGGAGCTGGTGGCGCACGGCACGTTCAGGGAGGTGGTGGCCGCCGAACCGGACTTTGCTCAGCAGGCCGCCCTGGCCGGGCTCGTGGGTGAGGACCGATGA
- a CDS encoding MerR family transcriptional regulator, whose protein sequence is MGADPAHKHMQIGAVAEATGLSLRTIRYYEEVGLITPSARSAGGFRLYTEADVERLRVVMGMKPLDFSLEEMRDLLDAFDTVAVDPGGEHVHDQTHAQARERLAQYEAMADERCARLRRRLANAEEFTRTLRAGLTQRPTA, encoded by the coding sequence GTGGGAGCCGACCCCGCACACAAGCACATGCAGATTGGTGCCGTGGCCGAGGCCACCGGGCTCTCCCTGCGCACGATCCGGTACTACGAGGAAGTGGGCCTGATCACCCCGTCGGCTCGGTCGGCCGGTGGATTCCGCCTATACACCGAGGCCGATGTGGAGCGACTACGCGTGGTGATGGGGATGAAACCGCTGGACTTCAGCCTCGAGGAGATGCGTGACCTGCTGGACGCCTTCGACACCGTGGCCGTGGATCCCGGTGGCGAGCACGTGCACGATCAGACGCACGCGCAGGCGCGGGAACGGCTCGCACAGTACGAAGCCATGGCCGACGAGCGGTGCGCACGCCTGCGCCGTCGGTTGGCGAACGCGGAGGAGTTCACGCGCACCTTGCGCGCCGGGCTGACTCAGCGGCCGACGGCGTAG
- a CDS encoding SulP family inorganic anion transporter, whose product MSNDTPARVPDPAPNPQPVTGAPEADQSYGVLAALKSPRRLRTEVLGGLVVAIALIPEAIAFSLLAKVDPRVGLFAAFTMAVTIAFVGGRPAMISAATAATAVIVGPLGREYNLDYLIAAVILAGILQVVLGVLGVAKLMRFIPRMVMVGFVNALAIIIFMAQLEHVFNVPWPVYPLVAAGIAIIVLFPKATKVIPAPLVAIVALTGAVVLGGINVPNVGDQTEHGLPDSLPELFFPNVPLTLETLQIIAPFALAMAMVGLLESLMTAKLVDDITDTHSNKTRESWGQGVANVVSGFFGGMGGCAMIGQTMINVKASGARTRISTFLAGVFLLILLVALGDVVELIPMAALVAVMVMVSVATFDWHSIKPNTLKRLPKTEITVMVATVVVTVWTHNLAYGVLAGVVIAVVLVAHRVAHFTTVTRLDASDEDDTRVYAVTGELFFASSNDLYYQFDYTGDPTNIVIDMSQAHIWDASSVAALDSISTKYASRGKNVRIVGMNEDSARRHERLAGHLGSGEH is encoded by the coding sequence GTGTCGAACGACACTCCCGCCCGTGTGCCCGATCCCGCTCCCAACCCGCAGCCCGTGACCGGTGCGCCGGAGGCCGACCAGTCCTACGGTGTCCTCGCGGCGCTGAAGTCCCCACGCCGGCTGCGCACCGAGGTGCTCGGTGGCCTCGTGGTGGCCATTGCCTTGATCCCCGAGGCGATCGCCTTCTCTCTGCTCGCCAAGGTCGACCCGCGGGTGGGATTGTTCGCCGCGTTCACGATGGCGGTCACGATCGCCTTCGTCGGCGGTCGTCCGGCGATGATCTCCGCTGCGACCGCCGCCACCGCCGTGATCGTCGGGCCGCTGGGGCGTGAGTACAACCTCGACTACCTGATCGCGGCGGTCATCCTGGCCGGGATCCTGCAGGTGGTGCTCGGGGTGCTCGGAGTGGCGAAGCTGATGCGGTTCATCCCGCGCATGGTGATGGTCGGGTTCGTCAACGCCTTGGCCATCATCATCTTCATGGCTCAGCTGGAGCACGTGTTCAACGTCCCGTGGCCGGTGTACCCGCTGGTGGCGGCCGGAATCGCGATCATCGTGCTCTTCCCGAAGGCCACGAAGGTGATCCCGGCACCGCTCGTGGCGATCGTCGCACTGACCGGCGCGGTGGTCCTGGGCGGAATCAACGTGCCCAACGTGGGCGACCAGACCGAGCACGGCCTGCCGGACTCGTTGCCCGAACTGTTCTTCCCCAACGTGCCGCTCACCCTGGAAACTCTGCAGATCATCGCCCCGTTCGCGCTGGCGATGGCGATGGTGGGTCTGCTGGAGTCGTTGATGACCGCCAAGCTCGTGGACGACATCACCGACACGCACTCGAACAAGACCCGCGAGTCCTGGGGGCAGGGCGTGGCGAACGTCGTCTCCGGGTTCTTCGGCGGTATGGGCGGCTGCGCGATGATCGGCCAGACGATGATCAATGTGAAGGCCTCCGGCGCACGCACCCGGATCTCCACCTTTCTCGCCGGTGTCTTCCTCCTCATCCTCCTCGTGGCACTCGGGGACGTCGTCGAGCTGATCCCGATGGCCGCACTGGTGGCGGTGATGGTCATGGTGTCGGTCGCCACCTTCGATTGGCACTCCATCAAGCCGAACACCCTCAAGCGCCTGCCGAAGACCGAAATCACCGTGATGGTCGCGACAGTGGTCGTGACGGTCTGGACGCACAACCTCGCCTACGGGGTGCTCGCCGGTGTGGTGATCGCCGTGGTCCTGGTGGCCCACCGAGTGGCGCACTTCACCACGGTGACCCGGCTGGACGCCAGCGACGAGGATGACACGCGCGTCTACGCCGTCACCGGGGAGTTGTTCTTCGCCTCCTCGAACGACCTGTACTACCAGTTCGACTACACCGGCGATCCGACCAACATCGTGATCGACATGTCGCAGGCGCACATCTGGGACGCCTCATCGGTGGCCGCGCTGGACTCGATCAGCACGAAGTACGCATCCCGCGGGAAGAACGTGCGGATCGTCGGGATGAATGAGGACAGTGCTCGCCGGCACGAGCGCCTGGCCGGGCACCTCGGCAGCGGAGAGCACTGA
- a CDS encoding glycosyltransferase: protein MSRAQVWVISFSPIAEDARVLKQVRVLAAEHEVTTVGYGPAPAEAVAHYEIPADLVAWHKDRLSLMLRRYRRVQDMNAVIAHLRATLPVGQADVVVANDADTVPVALALRPRAGVHVDLHEYAPRENEESWRWRLFVAPYYRWIIRRFVTRADSVTTVGKGLAAEYRREFGIEAAVVENATAFHDTEPTLVQQPIRLVHSGNARRNRTLELMIDAVTDTSTDVTLDLFLMPNDPAYLAELKERARAANVALGGDRVRVHDPVPYADLVPTLCDYDVGVFVLPPLTFNYRWTLPNKFFDFVQARLGIIVGPSPEMAGLVREHGLGEVTEEFTTASLTQVLDRLTPEMVQQWKAASHARAPEVAAERRSGGWVDAVRVLVGR from the coding sequence GTGAGCCGTGCCCAGGTCTGGGTGATCTCGTTCTCACCGATCGCTGAGGACGCCCGGGTGCTCAAACAGGTGCGGGTGCTCGCTGCCGAGCATGAGGTGACGACCGTCGGCTACGGACCTGCTCCGGCTGAAGCGGTCGCCCATTACGAGATCCCCGCCGATCTGGTGGCCTGGCACAAGGACCGGCTCAGCTTGATGCTGCGCCGCTACCGGCGCGTGCAGGACATGAACGCGGTGATCGCCCACCTGCGCGCCACGCTGCCGGTGGGCCAGGCGGATGTGGTGGTGGCCAACGACGCCGACACCGTGCCGGTCGCGCTCGCGCTTCGACCACGTGCCGGCGTGCACGTGGACCTGCACGAGTATGCGCCGCGGGAGAACGAGGAGTCGTGGCGGTGGCGGCTGTTCGTGGCGCCCTACTACCGGTGGATCATCCGCCGGTTCGTCACCCGCGCCGACTCCGTCACCACCGTGGGGAAGGGGCTCGCGGCCGAGTACCGGCGCGAGTTCGGGATCGAGGCCGCGGTGGTGGAGAACGCCACCGCCTTCCACGACACTGAACCCACGTTGGTCCAGCAGCCAATCCGGCTGGTGCACTCGGGCAACGCGCGCCGCAACCGCACCCTGGAGCTGATGATCGACGCCGTGACGGACACCAGCACCGACGTCACCCTCGACCTGTTCCTGATGCCGAACGATCCGGCCTACCTCGCCGAGCTGAAGGAGCGGGCGAGGGCGGCCAACGTCGCTCTCGGTGGCGACCGGGTACGTGTGCACGATCCCGTGCCGTACGCCGATCTGGTGCCGACCCTGTGCGACTACGATGTCGGCGTCTTCGTGCTCCCGCCGCTGACGTTCAACTACCGGTGGACCCTGCCGAACAAGTTCTTCGACTTCGTACAGGCGCGACTCGGCATCATCGTCGGACCCTCGCCCGAGATGGCCGGCCTGGTGCGCGAGCACGGCCTGGGGGAGGTCACCGAGGAATTCACGACGGCGTCCCTCACCCAGGTGCTGGACCGGCTCACCCCGGAGATGGTGCAGCAGTGGAAGGCTGCCTCGCACGCCCGGGCGCCGGAGGTCGCAGCGGAGCGTCGGTCCGGCGGGTGGGTCGACGCGGTGCGGGTGTTGGTTGGCCGGTAG
- a CDS encoding polysaccharide pyruvyl transferase family protein, protein MDLSHLVVCSFYTADDYYREHARTLQKNLDRLGISYEIQEIQKNSGEDWADICRKKIPFLANVCEQNPDKKVFWIDVDCQLLELPTYVAESTADLIGFQRGFGSPMRIGYAHRTRFWEPCFFGINTTIGGRKFIKDAQLLESSATIKATDDYFFEESWRSNAARLTFQVIPSASVLSKASAVTGVSTFFSFGSSGNVSEFKGKVTQHDRVGDPLGTPLTHLVRRKALLGAKAVERRLPSAAARPLRRFADTIGITHALTGGGAEADRLSGTGAGSPHRARITKEMVMAGQRGDLDRVETAFARLSSSGIPSEAEIAAKRAADTYAHFVARKPDDTTVPLVWWPRPFPGNFGDWLSPLIVASQTDRSISYVSPTARSAGDHLISIGSIGRFIRPRSFVIGTGVSSTDIELDATARYFSVRGPITAQVVADSGGPQVESWGDPGALLSRVLPLERGETNGRIALVRHFTHANLPLKTLENMDELSVLLSHPDAVQRFLGELIGYDAVVTSAMHVMIACHSYGIPCALITFEGFESSVHGTGIKYQDYCEGMGLSRRYEPIPVGTDLRTAGLNNMITQEAISTEKLDEIEAAVREGVSALLDAQD, encoded by the coding sequence ATGGACCTTTCACACCTCGTCGTGTGCTCTTTCTACACTGCGGATGACTACTACCGCGAACACGCACGTACCCTCCAGAAAAACTTGGACCGACTTGGAATCAGCTACGAGATTCAAGAAATTCAGAAGAACAGTGGAGAAGATTGGGCGGACATCTGTCGGAAGAAGATTCCGTTCCTGGCGAACGTCTGCGAGCAGAACCCGGACAAGAAGGTCTTCTGGATCGATGTTGACTGTCAGCTTCTGGAACTCCCCACCTACGTAGCGGAATCAACGGCCGACCTCATCGGATTCCAACGCGGCTTCGGCTCGCCGATGCGAATCGGCTACGCCCACCGCACCCGATTTTGGGAACCGTGCTTCTTCGGAATAAATACGACCATCGGCGGTAGGAAGTTCATCAAGGACGCCCAGCTCCTCGAATCCAGCGCCACTATCAAGGCGACCGACGACTATTTCTTCGAGGAGTCGTGGCGTTCCAATGCTGCGCGCTTGACCTTTCAGGTCATCCCCTCTGCTTCGGTCCTCTCCAAGGCGAGCGCGGTTACCGGCGTGTCGACCTTCTTCTCGTTCGGCTCCAGTGGCAACGTCAGCGAGTTCAAAGGCAAGGTGACACAACACGATCGTGTCGGCGATCCGCTGGGCACCCCGCTCACACATCTGGTACGTCGGAAGGCCCTTCTTGGTGCCAAAGCCGTCGAACGTCGACTCCCCAGCGCCGCCGCGCGGCCGTTGCGGCGCTTCGCGGACACGATCGGGATCACCCACGCACTCACCGGCGGCGGTGCGGAGGCGGACCGGCTCTCCGGCACCGGCGCGGGCTCACCGCACCGGGCGCGCATCACCAAGGAGATGGTGATGGCGGGTCAGCGTGGTGACCTGGACCGCGTCGAGACGGCATTCGCACGCCTCTCGTCCTCGGGGATCCCGTCCGAGGCCGAGATCGCGGCCAAGCGGGCCGCCGACACGTATGCACACTTCGTCGCGAGGAAACCGGACGACACCACCGTTCCACTGGTCTGGTGGCCGCGCCCGTTCCCAGGCAATTTCGGCGACTGGCTCAGCCCGTTGATCGTCGCGAGCCAGACAGACCGCTCCATCTCATACGTGAGTCCCACGGCCCGATCCGCCGGCGACCACCTGATCTCCATCGGCTCCATCGGCCGGTTCATCCGGCCACGGTCCTTCGTGATCGGCACCGGTGTCTCCTCGACGGACATCGAACTCGATGCCACGGCCCGCTACTTCTCCGTCCGTGGTCCGATTACCGCACAGGTTGTTGCTGACAGTGGCGGACCCCAGGTGGAGAGCTGGGGCGATCCTGGAGCCCTGCTCTCCCGCGTGCTGCCGCTGGAGCGTGGCGAGACGAACGGCAGAATCGCCCTAGTCCGGCACTTCACCCACGCCAATCTCCCGCTGAAGACGCTGGAGAACATGGACGAGTTGAGCGTCCTCCTCTCGCACCCGGACGCCGTACAACGATTCCTAGGCGAGCTCATTGGCTACGACGCGGTAGTCACCAGTGCCATGCATGTGATGATCGCCTGCCACTCGTACGGAATCCCGTGTGCCTTGATCACGTTCGAAGGATTCGAGTCCTCCGTGCACGGGACTGGAATCAAGTATCAGGACTATTGCGAAGGCATGGGCCTGTCCCGACGCTACGAACCGATCCCGGTTGGTACAGACTTGCGAACGGCAGGTCTGAACAACATGATCACGCAGGAAGCGATCAGTACCGAGAAACTCGACGAGATCGAAGCAGCAGTACGCGAAGGGGTCTCGGCACTCCTGGACGCCCAGGACTGA
- a CDS encoding nucleotidyltransferase domain-containing protein produces the protein MDVSRPLTAVIPSLEGPVLEVLAGTSRALTGREIHRLTGTGSESGVRLVLNRLVEHGLVHATRAGRATLYVANRDHIAWPAVRALTELRHDLFGRLRRLTMSWEIEPTTVAVFGSAARGDGNVDSDIDILIVHRTPDEPRWTNQVDTLRESVLAWTGNHCQVYDITDTDFARHVTTGEAIVDEWRQDAVVVFGTPLDRLIRKEPH, from the coding sequence ATGGATGTGAGTCGACCACTGACGGCCGTCATTCCCTCTCTGGAGGGCCCCGTACTGGAGGTTCTGGCGGGCACGTCCCGTGCACTCACGGGCCGCGAGATACACCGCCTCACGGGTACCGGCAGCGAGTCTGGGGTGCGACTCGTATTGAACCGCTTGGTGGAGCATGGACTGGTCCATGCGACCAGGGCCGGACGGGCCACGCTGTACGTGGCGAACCGTGACCACATTGCGTGGCCTGCCGTGCGTGCACTGACGGAACTGCGACACGACCTCTTCGGCCGCCTCCGTCGCCTCACCATGTCGTGGGAGATCGAACCAACAACAGTGGCCGTGTTCGGTTCCGCAGCACGCGGCGACGGGAACGTTGACAGTGACATCGACATCCTGATCGTGCATCGAACCCCGGACGAGCCCCGGTGGACCAACCAGGTGGACACCCTTCGCGAATCCGTGCTCGCCTGGACCGGCAACCACTGCCAGGTCTACGACATCACCGACACCGATTTCGCCCGTCACGTCACAACAGGTGAGGCGATCGTAGACGAATGGCGCCAGGACGCCGTCGTGGTCTTCGGTACACCGCTGGACCGGCTGATTCGGAAGGAGCCCCACTGA